In Pseudomonadota bacterium, one DNA window encodes the following:
- a CDS encoding gamma-glutamyltransferase — MAGKRPTISSIKGMVASAHPHASMAGVRLLRSGGNAFDAIAAVAAALNVVEPYMSGLAGMGMATCYVAKERRVRTLDFITRVPEKFNAKGLKRSDVARGPMAIATPGNLAGWCELVRAHGSKPLAEIFQPAIELARDGFPVTENNAGYIAQADAELKSYKAFYGDWLKTYTDGKGGMPAGNILKQPDLARTYEAIAAEGPSYLHGGKLGREIVRHVQKLGGVLTDTDFANAEPVWLEPLVAPYRGLKVHTLPPPSEGFQFLMTLQILDGFDLGTLEQNGVEHIDTVMRAIRLAGIERINNNNPPVAKLAELMGNGSIERLRARVRDGMPIAGPAEQFPEAEPALAGVDREHTTSFSVADREGNVVCITQSLGAGFGCGVVLPGSGVALNNFLYWGELNPKGTNYMRGGGALALPMAPSVSTRDGKPVLALGTPGSYGICQTQVQALVQHVDFKQPLQDAIDAPRLRLMDGREAWCEARVPEKVRSELIKRGHDIKTLEDYTMKVGGMHGVAIDQATGAMTGGADPRRDGYALGV, encoded by the coding sequence ATGGCGGGTAAACGTCCCACGATCAGCTCGATCAAAGGCATGGTGGCCTCGGCGCATCCGCACGCCTCGATGGCGGGGGTGCGCCTGTTGCGCTCCGGCGGCAATGCCTTCGATGCCATCGCCGCGGTTGCTGCCGCCCTCAACGTGGTCGAGCCCTATATGTCGGGGCTGGCCGGCATGGGCATGGCGACCTGCTATGTGGCGAAGGAGCGGCGGGTGCGCACGCTGGACTTCATCACACGCGTGCCGGAGAAGTTCAACGCCAAGGGACTGAAGCGCTCCGATGTGGCGCGCGGGCCGATGGCGATCGCCACACCCGGCAATCTCGCCGGATGGTGCGAGCTGGTCCGCGCCCATGGCTCGAAGCCGCTGGCCGAGATCTTTCAGCCGGCGATCGAGCTGGCGCGGGACGGCTTCCCGGTGACCGAGAACAATGCCGGATATATCGCCCAAGCCGATGCCGAGCTGAAGAGCTACAAGGCCTTCTACGGCGATTGGCTCAAGACCTACACCGACGGCAAGGGCGGCATGCCCGCCGGCAACATCCTGAAGCAGCCCGATCTCGCCCGCACCTACGAGGCGATCGCGGCCGAGGGCCCGAGCTATCTCCATGGCGGGAAGCTCGGCCGCGAGATCGTCCGGCATGTGCAGAAGTTGGGCGGCGTCTTGACCGACACGGATTTCGCCAATGCCGAGCCCGTGTGGCTCGAGCCGCTCGTCGCCCCGTATCGCGGGCTCAAGGTCCACACCCTGCCGCCGCCCTCGGAAGGGTTTCAATTCTTGATGACCCTGCAGATCTTGGACGGCTTCGATCTGGGCACGCTCGAGCAGAACGGCGTCGAGCACATCGACACGGTCATGCGCGCGATCCGGCTTGCCGGCATCGAGCGCATCAACAACAACAACCCCCCTGTCGCCAAGCTGGCCGAGCTCATGGGCAATGGCAGCATCGAGCGGCTGCGTGCACGCGTTCGCGACGGCATGCCGATCGCGGGACCGGCCGAGCAATTTCCGGAAGCCGAGCCGGCGCTGGCCGGCGTCGACCGCGAGCATACGACCTCGTTCTCGGTCGCCGACCGCGAGGGCAATGTCGTCTGCATCACCCAGAGCCTCGGCGCCGGCTTCGGCTGCGGCGTCGTCCTGCCCGGAAGCGGCGTCGCCCTCAACAACTTCCTCTATTGGGGCGAGCTCAATCCCAAGGGCACCAACTACATGCGAGGCGGCGGGGCGCTCGCTCTGCCGATGGCGCCCTCGGTCTCGACCCGCGACGGCAAGCCGGTGCTGGCGCTGGGCACGCCCGGCAGCTACGGCATCTGCCAGACCCAGGTGCAGGCCCTGGTGCAGCATGTCGACTTCAAGCAGCCGCTGCAGGATGCGATCGATGCGCCTAGGCTCCGGCTCATGGATGGTCGCGAGGCCTGGTGCGAGGCGCGCGTCCCCGAGAAGGTCCGCAGCGAGCTCATCAAGCGCGGCCATGACATCAAGACGCTCGAGGACTACACCATGAAGGTGGGCGGCATGCATGGCGTGGCCATCGATCAGGCGACCGGGGCGATGACCGGTGGTGCCGATCCCAGGCGCGATGGCTACGCGCTAGGGGTGTAG
- a CDS encoding M81 family metallopeptidase — MKHIAIARFGHEGNSFSPVEATLKDFQDGEWAVGEEVPRHYRGSNTEIGGAVKFLDIQPGWKPTWLRSTFASPSGPLAKGVYETILDEILDGLRARPWDAVYLAQHGALNAHGRPHADLDLLRAVRSVIGETPLGVTYDLHANVTQEQADLIDISVGYKCHPHTDMAECAEKCLKLLLRKVAGEIRPVARVAKTGTILPSINARTTDGPMASVAAFARAIEAKEGLLDVTPYHGYAYGDSQAAGASVLVFADGDAAKAESAARDVAAKMNEIRDALFVSLPSAEAGIARAIAAAKSGKGPVAVIDAADHPGAGAIGDTPEFFRALLAARPSVPAAFVFFADPTTVARAHEAGVGGRLEAKLGGRLTPLFGPPVPVVARVVTLTQGRFTNVGPVQNGLETNFGRTAVLEVDGIRVVVSETCRSVTDPAFFRLHDIDLAKLGVLAVKAKNQFRAAFRQVFCEMIDIDTPGPAALDFAAMPWRIADRTLYPLNRRAG, encoded by the coding sequence GTGAAGCACATCGCCATCGCCCGCTTCGGGCATGAGGGCAATTCCTTCTCGCCGGTCGAGGCGACGCTGAAGGACTTCCAGGACGGCGAGTGGGCCGTCGGCGAGGAGGTGCCCCGCCACTATCGCGGCAGCAACACCGAGATCGGCGGCGCGGTGAAATTCCTCGACATCCAGCCCGGCTGGAAGCCGACCTGGCTGCGCTCGACCTTCGCCTCGCCGTCGGGCCCGCTGGCGAAGGGAGTCTATGAGACCATCCTGGATGAGATCCTGGACGGGCTCCGCGCCCGGCCTTGGGATGCGGTCTACCTCGCCCAGCATGGGGCGCTCAACGCCCATGGTCGGCCCCATGCGGATCTCGATCTCCTTCGTGCGGTCAGGAGCGTCATCGGCGAGACGCCGCTCGGGGTCACCTACGATCTGCACGCCAACGTGACCCAGGAGCAGGCCGACCTCATCGACATCTCCGTCGGCTACAAATGCCATCCGCACACCGATATGGCCGAGTGCGCGGAGAAGTGCCTGAAGCTGCTCCTGCGCAAGGTCGCAGGCGAGATCCGCCCGGTCGCGCGCGTGGCGAAGACCGGCACCATCCTGCCCAGCATCAATGCGCGGACCACCGACGGGCCGATGGCCTCGGTCGCCGCCTTCGCCCGCGCGATCGAGGCGAAGGAGGGGCTGCTCGATGTCACGCCCTATCACGGCTACGCCTATGGCGACAGCCAAGCGGCCGGCGCCTCGGTCCTGGTGTTCGCCGACGGCGACGCGGCGAAGGCCGAGAGCGCCGCCCGCGATGTGGCGGCCAAGATGAACGAGATCCGCGATGCCTTGTTCGTCAGCCTGCCCAGCGCCGAGGCGGGGATCGCCCGCGCCATCGCCGCCGCCAAATCGGGCAAGGGCCCGGTGGCGGTCATCGATGCGGCCGACCATCCCGGTGCGGGCGCCATCGGCGATACGCCGGAATTCTTCCGCGCGCTGTTGGCGGCAAGACCGTCGGTGCCTGCGGCCTTTGTGTTCTTCGCCGATCCGACGACCGTCGCCCGCGCGCATGAAGCCGGTGTCGGCGGCCGCCTTGAGGCCAAGCTCGGCGGCCGGCTCACGCCGCTCTTCGGACCGCCGGTGCCGGTCGTGGCGCGCGTCGTCACGCTGACGCAAGGCCGCTTCACCAATGTCGGCCCCGTGCAAAACGGACTCGAGACCAATTTCGGCCGCACCGCCGTGCTCGAGGTGGATGGCATCAGAGTGGTCGTCAGCGAGACCTGCCGCTCGGTGACCGACCCCGCCTTCTTCCGGCTGCACGATATCGATCTCGCCAAGCTCGGCGTGCTCGCGGTCAAGGCCAAGAACCAGTTCCGCGCCGCCTTCCGCCAGGTGTTTTGCGAGATGATCGACATCGACACGCCCGGCCCCGCCGCGCTCGATTTTGCGGCCATGCCCTGGCGCATCGCCGACCGCACGCTCTATCCCTTGAACCGACGGGCGGGCTAG
- a CDS encoding amidase, with amino-acid sequence MTEPCDLAAVELRRLIGTKALSPVELLESCRKRIDSVNPTVNAITATCWGRAETEAKLAEATAMAGEDLGLLHGLPLGVKDLNETEGLRTTWGSPIFKDHIPAKDERMVAACRAEGAIVVGKTNVPEFGAGANTNNPVYGPTGNPFDPKRICGGSSGGSAVALATSMLPICTGSDTGGSLRIPAAFCGVVGFRPSPGLVATERRPLGWSPLSVQGPMGRNVADTCLLLAAQVSSDSRDPFAGPVDRNDFLGLMPCDLAQLRVAVTEDFGFCPVDDRIRSTFRQRIDRIRPVFKTCDQATPDMGRADESFEILRAVQFLAGQKENYEKRRDQLGPNIIDNYEEGLRYSAADVSWAHAEQTRIYRRVQTFFEDYDLILSPTVAVPPFPWTQRYADTINGKPTRTYFHWLALTYAMTLTGHPAISVPSGLEPTGTPFGLQATGRAHGDRALLRAALALEAHFAGDRELARPLPNLKTLAKKP; translated from the coding sequence ATGACCGAACCCTGCGATCTTGCTGCCGTCGAACTGCGCCGTCTCATCGGCACCAAGGCGCTCTCGCCGGTGGAGCTCTTGGAAAGCTGCCGCAAGCGCATCGATTCCGTGAACCCGACCGTGAACGCGATCACCGCCACCTGCTGGGGGCGCGCCGAAACCGAGGCGAAGCTGGCCGAGGCAACCGCGATGGCCGGGGAGGATCTGGGGCTCCTGCACGGATTGCCCCTCGGTGTGAAGGACCTGAACGAGACCGAGGGGCTCCGGACCACCTGGGGCTCGCCCATCTTCAAGGACCATATCCCGGCCAAGGACGAGCGGATGGTGGCGGCCTGCCGGGCGGAAGGTGCGATCGTCGTGGGCAAGACCAACGTCCCGGAATTCGGCGCCGGCGCCAACACCAACAACCCGGTCTATGGGCCGACCGGCAATCCCTTCGATCCCAAGCGCATCTGCGGCGGCTCGTCGGGCGGCTCGGCGGTGGCACTCGCGACCTCGATGCTGCCGATCTGCACCGGCTCGGACACCGGCGGCAGCCTGCGCATTCCAGCGGCGTTCTGCGGCGTCGTCGGCTTCCGCCCGTCGCCCGGCCTGGTCGCAACCGAGCGCCGGCCCTTGGGCTGGAGCCCGCTCTCGGTGCAGGGACCGATGGGTCGCAACGTCGCAGATACCTGTCTCTTGCTGGCGGCCCAGGTCTCTTCCGACAGCCGCGATCCCTTCGCCGGTCCGGTCGACCGCAACGACTTCCTCGGCCTCATGCCTTGCGACCTGGCGCAGCTCCGGGTGGCGGTGACCGAGGATTTCGGCTTCTGCCCGGTCGATGACCGCATTCGCTCGACCTTCCGCCAGCGCATCGATCGGATCCGCCCGGTGTTCAAGACCTGCGATCAGGCGACCCCGGATATGGGCCGCGCCGATGAATCCTTCGAGATCCTGCGCGCCGTGCAGTTCCTGGCCGGGCAGAAGGAGAACTACGAGAAGCGCCGCGACCAGCTCGGCCCCAACATCATCGACAATTACGAGGAGGGGCTGCGCTATTCCGCCGCCGACGTCTCCTGGGCGCATGCCGAGCAGACCCGCATCTATCGCCGGGTGCAGACCTTCTTCGAAGACTATGACCTCATCCTGTCGCCGACCGTGGCGGTGCCGCCCTTCCCCTGGACGCAGCGCTACGCCGACACCATCAACGGCAAGCCGACGCGCACCTATTTCCACTGGCTGGCGCTGACCTATGCCATGACCTTGACCGGCCATCCCGCCATCTCGGTTCCCTCGGGCCTCGAGCCGACCGGGACACCCTTCGGGCTGCAGGCGACCGGCCGCGCCCATGGCGATCGGGCGTTGTTGCGGGCCGCACTGGCCTTGGAGGCGCACTTCGCCGGCGATAGGGAGCTGGCCCGCCCGCTGCCGAACCTGAAGACGCTGGCGAAGAAACCGTGA